In Astatotilapia calliptera chromosome 16, fAstCal1.2, whole genome shotgun sequence, one genomic interval encodes:
- the LOC113007570 gene encoding sialoadhesin-like translates to MKPEFKCWSKKWRKDKVEVEELIEAAGRVKYQDNMKNQHILTINNLKKNDSGGYTFRFKRDHEGWTQSDLPGVFLIVTELRVKMSPSAVVTEGQRVTLTCSTSCPLTDNTNYIWYLNSRPLTPRENQNKHLILDPVSREDAGSYSCAVKTNKDISSAPKTLTVQSITGTWTPAAAGVSAALLVLILLTVCWCRR, encoded by the exons ATGAAGCCAGAGTTCAAATGTTGGAgtaaaaaatggagaaaagatAAAGTGGAAGTTGAAGAGCTGATTGAGGCTGCAGGTCGTGTGAAGTATCAGGACAACATGAAGAACCAACACATCCTGACCATCAACAACCTGAAGAAGAATGACTCAGGAGGAtacacattcagattcaagaGAGATCATGAAGGATGGACACAGTCTGATCTGCCTGGAGTATTTTTGATTGTCACAG AGCTGAGAGTGAAGATGAGTCCTTCTGCAGTGGTGACAGAGGGTCAGAGAGTCACACTGACCTGCAGCACCAGCTGTCCTCTGACTGACAACACAAACTACATTTGGTACTTGAACAGTCGACCTCTGACCCCGAGAGAGAACCAGAACAAACATCTGATCCTAGACCCAGTCAGCAGGGAGGATGCAGGAAGCTACTCCTGTGCTGTGAAAACCAACAAAGATATCAGCTCTGCTCCAAAGACTCTCACTGTCCAAAGTATCACAGGAACATGGAcaccagcagctgcaggagtttctgcagctctgctggttTTAATACTTCTCACTGTCTGCTGGTGCAGGAGGTAA